From the Prunus dulcis chromosome 4, ALMONDv2, whole genome shotgun sequence genome, one window contains:
- the LOC117624788 gene encoding protein trichome birefringence-like 43, translating to MGKLLHGFGLVAYGLVLILCLHEDQVHCYAKVDISSSCDLFQGTWVYDNSTYPLYDTPSCPFIETEFDCQKNGRPDNQYLKYRWQPDGCALPRFNGQDLLGRLKGKKLLFVGDSLSLNQWQSLTCMLHAAVPQNNYTITRKGGLSTFFMPDYDVSVLLSRNAFLVDLVRTEAGMVLRLDSITNGNDWKGYDMLIFNTWHWWLHKGSRQPWDYIESGVQILKDMDRLAAFKEGLTTWSKWVDSNVDANNTKVFFQGISPAHYNGKEWDDPNSATCSGQTQPVTGRTYPAGSPPAATVVNDVLTAMSSPVTLLDITLLSQLRKDGHPSMYGNGGRTGNDCSHWCLAGVPDTWNQLFYATLVTSD from the exons ATGGGAAAATTGTTGCATGGCTTTGGCTTAGTCGCTTATGGTCTTGTTCTAATTTTATGCCTTCATGAAGACCAAGTACATTGCTATGCTAAAGTAGATATCAGCAGCAGCTGTGACTTGTTTCAAGGGACTTGGGTTTATGATAATTCTACCTATCCACTCTATGACACCCCCAGCTGCCCTTTTATTGAGACAGAGTTTGACTGCCAGAAAAATGGACGGCCAGACAACCAATATCTCAAATATAGATGGCAGCCTGACGGTTGTGCATTGCCAAG ATTCAATGGCCAGGACCTCTTGGGGAGGTTAAAGGGGAAGAAGCTACTATTCGTAGGGGATTCTCTAAGCCTCAACCAGTGGCAGTCACTAACATGCATGTTGCATGCTGCGGTTCCTCAAAACAATTATACCATAACAAGGAAAGGAGGCCTCTCTACGTTTTTTATGCCT GATTATGATGTTTCTGTTTTGTTATCGCGCAATGCGTTTCTGGTGGATCTAGTGAGAACAGAGGCAGGCATGGTTCTAAGGCTTGACTCCATTACAAATGGCAATGATTGGAAGGGATACGACATGCTCATCTTCAATACCTGGCATTGGTGGCTACATAAAGGAAGCCGACAACC ATGGGACTACATTGAATCAGGAGTACAGATACTCAAGGATATGGACCGCTTGGCTGCTTTTAAGGAGGGATTAACTACTTGGTCCAAGTGGGTGGATTCTAATGTTGATGCTAACAACACCAAAGTTTTCTTTCAAGGAATTTCTCCTGCCCATTACAA TGGAAAAGAATGGGACGATCCAAATTCAGCAACATGCAGTGGACAAACGCAACCCGTGACTGGTAGAACATACCCAGCAGGCTCACCACCAGCAGCAACTGTGGTCAACGATGTGTTGACTGCCATGTCATCCCCAGTAACCTTGCTGGACATAACTCTACTATCGCAGTTGAGAAAAGATGGGCACCCTTCTATGTACGGCAATGGTGGAAGAACGGGAAACGATTGCAGCCACTGGTGCCTTGCCGGTGTCCCTGATACCTGGAATCAACTTTTTTATGCAACTCTTGTGACCAGTGACTAA
- the LOC117626620 gene encoding protein trichome birefringence-like 41, with product MGKMLHGFGLVAYALLLVLCLHEDQLHCYAKVLATSCDLFHGSWVLDQSYPLYDTSSCPFIEKEFDCQNNGRPDDRYLKYRWKPDACALPRFNGRDLLKRLKGKKILFVGDSLSLNQWQSLTCMLHSAVPQPNYALTRKADISAFSWPDYDVSIMLSRNAFLVDLVDTNEGRVLKLDSIENGNTWKGYDMLIFNTWHWWLHKGSKQPWDYIEVRGKIVKDMDRLAAFKEGLTTWSKWVDSNVDAANTKVFFQGISPTHYMGKEWDESESATCKGQNQPVSGSKYPGGSPAAATVVNQVLTAMSSPVTLLDITLLSELRKDGHPSAYGLGGDKGNDCSHWCLAGVPDTWNELFYASLMATG from the exons ATGGGGAAAATGTTGCATGGCTTTGGCTTAGTTGCTTATGCTCTTCTGCTAGTTCTATGCCTTCATGAAGACCAATTACATTGCTATGCAAAAGTACTTGCGACCAGCTGTGACTTGTTTCATGGGAGTTGGGTTCTTGATCAAAGCTATCCACTCTACGACACCTCCAGCTGCCCTTTCATTGAGAAAGAGTTTGACTGCCAAAACAATGGACGGCCAGACGATCGGTATCTCAAATATAGATGGAAGCCTGACGCTTGTGCATTGCCAAG ATTCAATGGTCGGGACCTGTTGAAGAGGTTAAAGGGGAAGAAGATACTATTCGTAGGGGACTCTCTAAGCCTCAACCAATGGCAATCACTAACATGCATGTTGCATTCTGCAGTGCCCCAACCCAACTATGCCTTAACAAGGAAAGCCGACATCTCTGCGTTTTCTTGGCCC GATTATGATGTTTCAATTATGTTATCTCGCAATGCATTTCTGGTGGACCTAGTGGATACAAATGAAGGCAGGGTTCTAAAGCTGGACTCTATTGAAAACGGCAACACATGGAAAGGATACGATATGCTTATCTTCAATACTTGGCATTGGTGGCTCCACAAAGGAAGCAAACAACC ATGGGACTACATAGAAGTAAGAGGTAAGATAGTGAAGGACATGGATCGTTTGGCTGCTTTTAAAGAGGGATTAACTACTTGGTCTAAGTGGGTGGACTCTAATGTTGATGCTGCCAACACCAAAGTTTTCtttcaaggcatttctccaaCCCATTACAT GGGAAAAGAATGGGACGAGTCAGAGTCAGCAACTTGCAAAGGACAAAATCAACCCGTAAGTGGTTCAAAATACCCAGGAGGATCACCAGCAGCAGCAACTGTGGTCAACCAAGTGTTGACCGCCATGTCATCCCCCGTAACTTTGCTGGACATAACATTGCTATCGGAACTGAGGAAAGATGGGCACCCATCTGCATATGGTTTGGGTGGGGATAAAGGAAACGATTGCAGTCACTGGTGCCTTGCTGGTGTCCCTGACACCTGGAATGAGCTTTTTTATGCCAGTCTTATGGCTACTGGCTGA
- the LOC117623983 gene encoding protein trichome birefringence-like 41 isoform X1: protein MGSWVHSSFCVARILGLLLLVGFVPNGGASEEASCDLFKGRWVLDENYPLYNPSSCPFIEREFSCQKNGRPDHFYTQYRWQPHDCDLARFDGVDFLERFREKSIMFVGDSLSRNQWQSLTCMLHSAVPNANYNVTRVDDVSIFTFTDYGLKVMLDRNVYLVDVVREKIGRVLKLDSIVGGKLWKEIDMLIFNTWHWWNRRGPSQPWDYVEVGGRVSKDIDRMVAFEKALMTWAGWVDSNIDPAKTKVFFQGISPSHYNGSQWGEPKARSCVGQKEPLLGSTYPGGLPPALSVLKNALSKITKPVTLLDVTNLSLLRKDGHPSIYGLGGTTAMDCSHWCLCGVPDTWNEILYNFIL, encoded by the exons ATGGGTTCCTGGGTTCATAGCAGTTTTTGTGTTGCTAGAATATTAGGCCTGTTGCTTCTCGTTGGTTTTGTTCCTAATGGCGGTGCAAGTGAAGAGGCATCATGTGATTTGTTCAAAGGGAGATGGGTTTTGGACGAAAACTACCCACTCTACAATCCATCGTCCTGCCCCTTCATCGAGCGAGAGTTCAGCTGCCAAAAGAATGGCCGCCCTGACCATTTTTATACCCAATACAGATGGCAACCACATGACTGTGACTTAGCAAG GTTTGACGGGGTTGACTTTTTAGAAAGATTTAGAGAGAAGAGCATCATGTTCGTTGGAGATTCATTAAGCCGAAATCAATGGCAGTCCTTGACATGTATGCTTCACTCAGCCGTCCCAAACGCTAACTACAATGTCACAAGAGTAGACGATGTATCTATCTTCACTTTTACG GATTATGGACTGAAAGTGATGCTAGACCGCAATGTGTATCTAGTAGATGTTGTAAGAGAAAAGATTGGTAGGGTTTTGAAGCTTGATTCAATTGTGGGAGGCAAGTTATGGAAGGAGATTGACATGCTCATCTTCAACACATGGCATTGGTGGAATCGCAGAGGACCCTCTCAGCC ATGGGATTATGTTGAAGTAGGAGGCCGGGTCAGCAAAGACATTGACCGGATGGTTGCTTTTGAGAAGGCACTCATGACTTGGGCTGGATGGGTGGATTCAAACATTGATCCtgcaaaaactaaagttttcTTCCAAGGAATTTCTCCCTCTCATTACAA TGGGAGCCAATGGGGTGAGCCAAAGGCAAGAAGTTGTGTAGGGCAAAAGGAGCCTTTGCTTGGGTCGACATATCCAGGAGGTTTGCCACCAGCTCTGAGTGTGCTGAAGAACGCCCTAAGCAAAATCACAAAGCCTGTGACATTGCTAGATGTAACAAACCTGTCGCTCCTGCGCAAAGATGGGCACCCTTCAATCTATGGGTTGGGAGGCACCACAGCAATGGATTGTAGTCATTGGTGCCTTTGTGGAGTCCCAGATACTTGGAACGAGATTCTTTACAATTTTATTCTTTGA
- the LOC117623983 gene encoding protein trichome birefringence-like 41 isoform X2 codes for MFVGDSLSRNQWQSLTCMLHSAVPNANYNVTRVDDVSIFTFTDYGLKVMLDRNVYLVDVVREKIGRVLKLDSIVGGKLWKEIDMLIFNTWHWWNRRGPSQPWDYVEVGGRVSKDIDRMVAFEKALMTWAGWVDSNIDPAKTKVFFQGISPSHYNGSQWGEPKARSCVGQKEPLLGSTYPGGLPPALSVLKNALSKITKPVTLLDVTNLSLLRKDGHPSIYGLGGTTAMDCSHWCLCGVPDTWNEILYNFIL; via the exons ATGTTCGTTGGAGATTCATTAAGCCGAAATCAATGGCAGTCCTTGACATGTATGCTTCACTCAGCCGTCCCAAACGCTAACTACAATGTCACAAGAGTAGACGATGTATCTATCTTCACTTTTACG GATTATGGACTGAAAGTGATGCTAGACCGCAATGTGTATCTAGTAGATGTTGTAAGAGAAAAGATTGGTAGGGTTTTGAAGCTTGATTCAATTGTGGGAGGCAAGTTATGGAAGGAGATTGACATGCTCATCTTCAACACATGGCATTGGTGGAATCGCAGAGGACCCTCTCAGCC ATGGGATTATGTTGAAGTAGGAGGCCGGGTCAGCAAAGACATTGACCGGATGGTTGCTTTTGAGAAGGCACTCATGACTTGGGCTGGATGGGTGGATTCAAACATTGATCCtgcaaaaactaaagttttcTTCCAAGGAATTTCTCCCTCTCATTACAA TGGGAGCCAATGGGGTGAGCCAAAGGCAAGAAGTTGTGTAGGGCAAAAGGAGCCTTTGCTTGGGTCGACATATCCAGGAGGTTTGCCACCAGCTCTGAGTGTGCTGAAGAACGCCCTAAGCAAAATCACAAAGCCTGTGACATTGCTAGATGTAACAAACCTGTCGCTCCTGCGCAAAGATGGGCACCCTTCAATCTATGGGTTGGGAGGCACCACAGCAATGGATTGTAGTCATTGGTGCCTTTGTGGAGTCCCAGATACTTGGAACGAGATTCTTTACAATTTTATTCTTTGA